A stretch of the Staphylococcus sp. NRL 16/872 genome encodes the following:
- a CDS encoding 5,10-methylene-tetrahydrofolate dehydrogenase, translating into MYTIGLVPSPGVARKHVDCAIPKIQGLLQQRINSNVDWKFETKVDLLIGSAEDVYASIDKAAELKKQNEWDFVVCITDLPSISGNKVVISDFDSEQQIAMISMPSLGWFNFERKLVNSITSLIEQLYYDKPKSHPKFSLFIRPKAVEPSEDDSTKQRYINPFLILGWIQLILGLTRANEPWKNIFNFKKIISVAFATGTYVSIFSMPWELSVQYSIYRFIILMIIAIVGMAGWLLYAHQLFERKTAKSQRVYRYIYNATTMLTLILITLMNYVILYVLLSISISLFVPVSLFNNWTSANPDFTFQNYLKLLWFVASLGLLAGAMGSTVEDEEKIRRITYSYRQYHRYKEAEQEEQKEEEQQQSASQDESQQQVEQSASNKEDNEEAHEGKKQDHREEDEG; encoded by the coding sequence ATGTACACGATTGGACTCGTACCTTCGCCGGGCGTGGCACGTAAACATGTCGACTGTGCGATACCCAAGATACAAGGCTTACTTCAACAACGTATTAATAGCAACGTAGATTGGAAGTTCGAAACCAAAGTCGACTTATTAATCGGCTCAGCAGAAGATGTGTACGCAAGTATAGATAAAGCTGCTGAATTAAAGAAACAAAATGAGTGGGATTTCGTCGTTTGCATTACCGACTTACCAAGTATCTCAGGTAACAAAGTCGTTATTAGTGACTTTGATAGTGAACAACAAATCGCAATGATATCGATGCCTTCATTAGGCTGGTTTAATTTTGAACGTAAATTAGTTAACAGTATTACGTCATTAATTGAGCAATTGTATTACGACAAACCTAAATCTCACCCTAAATTTTCACTATTTATTCGTCCGAAAGCAGTGGAGCCGAGTGAGGATGATAGTACAAAACAACGCTATATCAATCCTTTCCTTATATTAGGGTGGATTCAACTTATACTGGGGTTAACGCGGGCGAATGAACCGTGGAAGAATATCTTTAATTTTAAAAAAATTATTTCAGTGGCATTTGCGACAGGGACCTATGTTTCTATTTTTTCAATGCCTTGGGAATTAAGTGTTCAATATTCAATTTATCGATTTATTATTTTAATGATTATCGCTATCGTAGGCATGGCAGGCTGGTTACTCTATGCACATCAATTATTTGAACGTAAAACAGCGAAATCTCAACGGGTTTATCGTTATATTTATAACGCTACAACGATGCTCACATTAATTTTAATTACATTAATGAATTACGTGATATTATATGTTTTACTATCTATCAGTATTTCACTATTTGTACCTGTGAGTTTATTTAATAATTGGACAAGTGCGAATCCGGATTTTACTTTTCAAAATTATTTAAAACTCTTATGGTTTGTAGCGTCATTAGGCTTACTGGCTGGAGCAATGGGATCTACAGTAGAGGACGAAGAAAAAATTCGTCGCATTACGTATTCATATCGCCAGTATCATCGTTATAAAGAAGCGGAACAAGAAGAACAGAAAGAGGAAGAACAACAACAATCTGCTTCTCAAGATGAGTCACAACAACAAGTAGAACAATCCGCTTCAAATAAAGAAGATAATGAAGAAGCGCATGAAGGTAAAAAACAAGACCACAGAGAGGAGGATGAAGGATGA